In Pelagibaculum spongiae, the following proteins share a genomic window:
- a CDS encoding YjjW family glycine radical enzyme activase, protein MKISRFNRSDDSMLLAQTSDGCTGCSHSPDAESAQALVSRIIPFSCVDGPGNRFVIFLQGCNFQCKNCHNPHSMNACDHCGDCLPGCPSGALSMIDGAVEWDTTLCQSCDQCIDICPKNSTPMAQNISLAEVIEQLLPAAPFLTGVTVSGGEATMQLKFIQQLFRLIKNHPQLSHLDRLIDSNGYLGVKSWQKILPDFDGAMIDIKAIDDTLHQELTGRSNQRVLESIHFLDQHNKLTELRFLAIPDVTDHQADQVAAVVASLSSKPKVRVNAFSNTAVKGEAKKWRNLSLDEKKLIEEKFK, encoded by the coding sequence ATGAAAATATCACGATTTAATCGTTCAGACGACTCAATGCTGTTAGCGCAAACTAGTGATGGTTGCACAGGTTGTAGTCACTCGCCTGACGCTGAATCGGCGCAGGCTTTAGTCAGTCGAATTATTCCTTTTTCCTGTGTCGATGGCCCAGGAAATCGGTTTGTAATATTTCTGCAAGGCTGCAATTTTCAGTGTAAAAATTGTCACAACCCGCACTCAATGAATGCTTGTGACCATTGCGGTGATTGCCTGCCTGGCTGCCCATCTGGCGCGCTATCTATGATTGATGGCGCGGTGGAGTGGGATACTACGCTGTGCCAAAGCTGTGATCAGTGTATTGATATTTGCCCGAAGAACAGCACGCCTATGGCGCAAAATATCTCTTTAGCGGAAGTGATTGAGCAGCTACTGCCAGCAGCGCCATTTTTAACCGGTGTAACTGTGTCAGGTGGTGAAGCCACTATGCAGCTTAAATTTATTCAGCAATTGTTTCGGTTAATTAAAAACCATCCGCAATTAAGCCACCTTGACCGATTGATTGATTCTAATGGCTATCTGGGAGTTAAAAGCTGGCAGAAAATCTTGCCTGATTTTGATGGGGCAATGATCGACATTAAAGCGATTGACGATACCTTGCACCAAGAGTTAACCGGCCGATCGAACCAGCGGGTGTTGGAATCAATTCATTTTCTCGATCAACACAATAAGCTCACCGAACTGCGTTTTCTGGCGATACCTGATGTTACCGACCATCAGGCTGATCAAGTGGCAGCTGTAGTTGCCTCATTGAGCAGCAAGCCTAAAGTGAGAGTGAATGCTTTTAGTAATACCGCTGTAAAAGGCGAGGCTAAAAAATGGCGCAATCTTTCTTTGGATGAAAAAAAATTGATTGAAGAAAAATTTAAATAG
- a CDS encoding YjjI family glycine radical enzyme — translation MSQQTRLRQIANDPKLSYAQKSRYLSLEADGMLDYPQLPQAARQAMDQGMICDLFEGHAPFKPRYVLPDYEKALQQGSKWLELEPPQDLDEAINFLLVLYHHVPSVTNLPVSVGRLDVLLEPYLDQSISQAQLEKKIRLMWQMIDRTLPDAFIHANIGPHDSRVGRAVLKVDGELAQVAPNLTMRYQAGITPDDMLQQAVENICKCNKPHIANEAMIAKDFDEKGFGIVSCYNSLPYAGGAHTLVRLNLKQVAEMSDGTETDFLQRAIPLACQWMYQVIDARIDYLVNQSNFYQSSFLVAEGLIDPERFTAMFGTFGLAEATNYLIQASGQQGRYGHDQQANQLALRITQALAEIVETTPVKHCWRERAMFHAQSGISIDTDTSAGCRIPYGEEPDNLQHILTVLPHHKYFTAGISDIFPIDETIEQNLQALMTVCKGALDQGLRMFTANVANNELIRVTGYMVRRSDIKNMQEKGSRINSSAFGAEAVEKCNILQRNARVISQEMHPFFNGSDDAR, via the coding sequence GTGAGCCAGCAAACCCGATTACGTCAGATCGCCAATGATCCAAAACTCAGTTATGCGCAGAAATCCCGCTATTTATCGCTGGAAGCCGACGGCATGCTGGATTATCCGCAATTGCCACAGGCGGCTCGTCAGGCAATGGACCAGGGGATGATTTGTGATTTGTTTGAAGGCCATGCGCCTTTTAAGCCTCGCTATGTATTGCCCGATTATGAAAAAGCCTTGCAGCAAGGCAGCAAATGGTTGGAATTAGAACCGCCACAAGATCTTGATGAAGCAATTAACTTCCTGTTAGTGCTTTATCACCATGTGCCTTCAGTCACTAACTTGCCGGTGTCAGTTGGCCGATTGGATGTGTTGTTAGAGCCGTACCTTGATCAATCAATTAGTCAGGCACAGCTGGAAAAGAAAATCCGCCTGATGTGGCAAATGATTGATCGCACCCTGCCGGATGCATTTATTCACGCCAATATTGGCCCGCATGATAGCCGTGTTGGGCGAGCAGTATTAAAAGTGGATGGTGAGTTGGCGCAAGTGGCTCCCAATCTGACCATGCGCTATCAGGCTGGGATTACTCCAGATGATATGTTGCAGCAGGCAGTGGAAAATATTTGTAAGTGTAATAAGCCGCATATTGCCAACGAAGCGATGATCGCCAAAGATTTTGATGAAAAAGGGTTTGGAATTGTCAGCTGTTATAATTCTTTGCCCTATGCTGGCGGTGCTCACACGCTGGTGCGTTTAAATTTAAAACAAGTAGCCGAAATGTCTGATGGCACTGAAACTGACTTTTTACAGCGGGCGATTCCGTTGGCATGTCAGTGGATGTACCAAGTGATTGATGCGCGAATTGATTATTTAGTGAATCAGTCAAATTTTTACCAAAGTAGTTTTTTGGTCGCAGAAGGTTTGATTGATCCAGAAAGATTTACCGCAATGTTTGGTACTTTTGGCTTGGCTGAAGCGACTAATTACTTAATTCAGGCAAGTGGCCAACAAGGTCGTTACGGCCATGATCAGCAGGCCAATCAATTGGCATTAAGAATTACTCAAGCATTGGCTGAAATTGTTGAAACTACCCCGGTAAAACATTGCTGGCGAGAACGCGCTATGTTCCATGCGCAAAGTGGAATCAGTATTGATACCGATACCAGCGCCGGTTGCCGTATTCCTTACGGTGAGGAACCAGATAATTTACAGCATATTTTAACCGTATTGCCGCATCATAAATATTTTACTGCGGGTATTAGCGATATTTTCCCGATTGATGAAACCATTGAGCAAAACCTTCAAGCATTAATGACGGTCTGCAAAGGCGCACTCGACCAAGGCTTGCGAATGTTCACAGCCAATGTAGCTAATAATGAATTGATTCGTGTTACGGGTTATATGGTACGCCGCTCAGACATTAAAAATATGCAAGAGAAAGGATCGCGGATAAACAGCAGTGCATTTGGTGCGGAAGCGGTTGAGAAATGCAATATTTTACAGCGCAATGCACGAGTAATTAGTCAAGAAATGCATCCGTTTTTTAATGGCTCGGATGACGCTCGTTAA